From a region of the Balaenoptera ricei isolate mBalRic1 chromosome 11, mBalRic1.hap2, whole genome shotgun sequence genome:
- the SS18L2 gene encoding SS18-like protein 2 yields the protein MSVAFVPDWLRGKAEVNQETIQRLLEENDQLIRCIVEYQNKGRANECVQYQHVLHRNLIYLATIADANPTSASKAME from the exons ATGTCGGTGGCCTTCGTGCCGGACTGGCTGAGAGGCAAGGCGGAAGTCAATCAGGAGACGATCCAGCGG CTCCTGGAGGAGAACGATCAGTTGATCCGCTGTATTGTGGAATATCAGAACAAAGGCCGGGCGAATGAATGCGTCCA GTACCAGCATGTGTTACACAGAAATCTCATTTATTTGGCCACCATCGCAGACGCCAACCCAACCAGTGCCTCAAAAGCAATGGAATAA